The Nomascus leucogenys isolate Asia chromosome 16, Asia_NLE_v1, whole genome shotgun sequence genome includes a region encoding these proteins:
- the RPL7 gene encoding 60S ribosomal protein L7 — MEGVEEKKKEVPAVPETLKKKRKNFAELKIKRLRKKFAQKMLRKARRKLIYEKAKHYHKEYRQMYRTEIRMARMARKAGNFYVPAEPKLAFVIRIRGINGVSPKVRKVLQLLRLRQIFNGTFVKLNKASINMLRIVEPYIAWGYPNLKSVNELIYKRGYGKINKKRIALTDNALIARSLGKYGIICMEDLIHEIYTVGKRFKEANNFLWPFKLSSPRGGMKKKTTHFVEGGDAGNREDQINRLIRRMN, encoded by the exons ATGGAGGGTGTGGA agagaagaagaaggaggttCCTGCTGTGCCAGAAACCCTTAAGAAAAAGCGAAAGAATTTCGCAGAGCTGAAGATCAAGCGCCTGAGAAAGAAATTTGCCCAAAAGATG CTTCgaaaggcaaggaggaagctTATCTATGAAAAAGCAAAGCACTATCACAAGGAATATAGGCAAATGTACAGAACTGAAATTCGAATGGCGAGGATGGCAAGAAAAGCTGGCAACTTCTATGTACCTGCAGAACCCAAATTGGCGTTTGTCATCAGAATCAGAGG TATCAACGGCGTGAGCCCAAAGGTTCGAAAGGTGTTGCAGCTGCTTCGCCTTCGTCAAATCTTCAATGGAACCTTTGTGAAGCTCAACAAGGCTTCGATTAACATGCTGAGGATTGTAGAGCCATATATTGCATGGGG GTACCCCAATCTCAAGTCAGTAAATGAACTAATCTACAAGCGTGGTTATGGCAAAATCAATAAGAAGCGAATTGCTTTGACAGATAACGCTTTGATTGCTCGATCTCTTG GTAAATACGGCATCATCTGCATGGAGGATCTGATTCATGAGATATATACTGTTGGAAAACGCTTCAAAGAGGCAAATAACTTCCTGTGGCCCTTCAAATTGTCTTCTCCACGAggtggaatgaagaaaaagacaacccattTTGTAGAAGGTGGAGATGCTGGCAACAGGGAGGACCAGATCAACAGGCTTATTAGAAGAATGAACTAA